In Deinococcus sp. Leaf326, a single genomic region encodes these proteins:
- the pucL gene encoding factor-independent urate hydroxylase, which produces MSEAPRVKVRLGENNYGKADVQLFKVFRDTPRHEVRDVRVRVAMTGDFAAAHVDGDNTDLLATDTVRNTVYALAKTGFTGSVEEFGKELVRHFVAAGPRVQGAFAEFTEHLWARIEVGGQGHDHSFVRQMPKHTARVEGDGQTFKVTSGIEELYVLKTTQSGWAGYLLDEPYTTLPETTDRVMATVVTAHWEYAAQDCDYDDVWNRAYRQIQETFTDHYSPSLQNTLYLLGEAVLDRCPEISRVWFGLPNKHHLRYNLERFALENNGEIFHVDPEPYGLMEGWVERA; this is translated from the coding sequence ATGAGCGAAGCCCCCCGCGTGAAGGTCCGGCTCGGCGAGAACAACTACGGCAAGGCCGACGTGCAGCTCTTCAAAGTGTTCCGGGACACCCCACGCCACGAGGTCCGCGACGTGCGGGTACGGGTCGCCATGACGGGCGACTTCGCCGCCGCACACGTAGACGGCGACAACACGGACCTGCTCGCCACCGACACGGTGCGCAACACTGTCTACGCCCTGGCCAAGACCGGCTTCACGGGCAGCGTCGAAGAGTTCGGCAAGGAACTCGTACGGCATTTCGTGGCGGCCGGGCCACGTGTGCAGGGAGCTTTCGCCGAGTTCACCGAGCACCTCTGGGCCCGCATCGAGGTCGGCGGGCAGGGTCACGACCACTCCTTCGTGCGCCAGATGCCCAAGCACACCGCGCGGGTCGAGGGCGACGGCCAGACCTTCAAGGTCACGTCGGGGATCGAGGAACTGTATGTCCTCAAAACCACTCAGAGCGGCTGGGCCGGGTACCTGCTCGACGAACCGTATACCACCCTGCCCGAGACGACCGACCGCGTCATGGCGACCGTCGTGACGGCGCACTGGGAATATGCCGCACAGGACTGCGACTACGACGACGTCTGGAACCGGGCCTACCGGCAGATTCAGGAGACGTTCACCGACCACTACTCGCCCAGTCTCCAGAACACCCTGTACCTGCTCGGCGAGGCCGTGCTGGACCGCTGCCCCGAGATCTCCCGCGTGTGGTTCGGGCTGCCCAACAAACACCACCTCCGGTACAACCTGGAGCGGTTCGCGCTGGAGAACAACGGCGAGATCTTCCACGTGGACCCCGAGCCCTACGGCCTGATGGAAGGCTGGGTCGAGCGCGCGTGA
- a CDS encoding Gfo/Idh/MocA family protein has translation MSLPGAGLNVAIVGAGGISQRHFEGYGLAGAKVVAFADPSATIRELRETEWQARGYASFEELLEREDVQAISICTPNAYHAPAALAAIARGVHVLCEKPLSLDLAACDAMIDAAERAGVILQTGHHLRSSPLVATAKRLITDGRIGRITYMRLRQAHDWGGAEQVRGAFGSLAASGGGTLLDNGCHMMDLARNFGGDVQTVFGLMDTLKYDIEVEDTSVVTLRFESGALGSVENAWTATGWEESFAVYGTLGALECSNRLGKAKLRFANREGGDTGWADLDESWYEFNGNDSGHRRGVVAFMRSIAEGTPVVCSGEDGRESVRLVLAAYESARSGQTVRLSLD, from the coding sequence TTGAGCCTGCCGGGTGCGGGCCTGAACGTGGCGATTGTCGGCGCTGGGGGCATCTCGCAGCGCCACTTCGAGGGCTACGGCCTGGCCGGGGCCAAGGTGGTGGCCTTCGCCGACCCCAGCGCGACCATCCGCGAGCTGCGCGAGACCGAGTGGCAGGCGCGCGGGTACGCCAGTTTCGAGGAACTTCTGGAACGTGAGGACGTGCAGGCCATCAGCATCTGCACGCCCAACGCCTACCACGCCCCCGCCGCGCTCGCGGCCATCGCGCGCGGCGTTCACGTGCTGTGCGAAAAACCGCTGTCGCTGGACCTCGCCGCCTGCGACGCCATGATCGACGCGGCGGAGAGGGCCGGCGTGATTCTCCAGACCGGCCACCACCTGCGTTCGAGCCCCCTGGTCGCCACCGCCAAGCGGCTGATCACCGACGGACGTATCGGGCGCATCACGTACATGCGGCTGCGTCAGGCCCACGACTGGGGCGGCGCCGAGCAGGTCCGCGGCGCCTTCGGGAGCCTCGCGGCGTCGGGCGGCGGCACGCTGCTGGACAACGGCTGTCACATGATGGACCTCGCACGCAACTTCGGCGGCGACGTGCAGACCGTCTTCGGGCTGATGGACACCCTGAAATACGACATCGAGGTCGAGGACACGAGCGTCGTGACCCTGCGTTTCGAGAGCGGCGCGCTGGGCAGCGTGGAAAACGCCTGGACTGCCACCGGCTGGGAGGAGAGCTTCGCGGTGTACGGCACCCTGGGCGCGCTGGAGTGCAGCAACCGCCTGGGCAAGGCCAAGCTGCGCTTCGCCAACCGCGAGGGCGGCGACACGGGCTGGGCCGATCTTGACGAGTCCTGGTACGAATTCAACGGCAACGACAGCGGCCACCGCCGGGGCGTGGTGGCGTTCATGCGCTCCATCGCCGAAGGCACGCCGGTCGTGTGTAGCGGCGAGGACGGCCGCGAGAGCGTGCGGCTGGTCCTGGCCGCCTACGAGAGCGCGCGCAGCGGCCAGACGGTACGCCTGAGTCTGGACTGA
- a CDS encoding SRPBCC family protein — protein sequence MTTNSEQAGAQMTPAERVAYGALGAGLAVLGLRGGHPVQRLLLSAAGVVVAAQAITGRHPVATALKINQGADGEVRVSDAVTIGQGPEGLYARWRDLASLPALMTHLEKVEVLDEKRSRWTVKAPAGTHVSWEAEIMAEEPGRRLAWASLPGAAVENSGEVLFRPAPGNRGTELVVHLTYKPLGGAAGAVVARILGQEPGQQLRDDLMRFKREQELGYAPTARGQSSGRAGAGKGTQEGRV from the coding sequence ATGACGACAAACAGCGAACAGGCGGGGGCACAGATGACCCCGGCGGAGCGGGTCGCCTACGGGGCTCTGGGCGCAGGGTTGGCGGTTCTGGGCCTGCGTGGGGGGCACCCGGTTCAGCGGTTGCTGCTGAGTGCGGCCGGCGTGGTCGTGGCGGCGCAGGCCATCACTGGGCGGCACCCGGTGGCGACTGCCCTGAAGATCAACCAGGGCGCGGACGGAGAAGTCAGGGTGAGCGACGCCGTGACCATCGGTCAGGGGCCCGAGGGGCTGTATGCCCGCTGGCGCGACCTCGCCTCGCTGCCGGCCCTCATGACCCACCTGGAAAAGGTGGAGGTGCTCGACGAGAAGCGCTCGCGCTGGACTGTCAAGGCGCCCGCCGGAACGCACGTGAGCTGGGAAGCCGAAATCATGGCTGAGGAGCCGGGGCGGCGACTGGCCTGGGCCTCGTTGCCGGGCGCGGCGGTCGAGAACAGCGGCGAGGTGCTGTTCCGGCCCGCGCCGGGGAACCGCGGCACCGAACTCGTTGTGCACCTGACCTACAAGCCGCTCGGCGGCGCGGCCGGAGCTGTGGTCGCCCGCATCTTGGGCCAGGAGCCGGGGCAGCAGCTCCGCGACGATCTGATGCGGTTCAAGCGGGAGCAGGAACTGGGCTACGCGCCCACCGCCAGGGGCCAGAGCAGCGGCCGCGCCGGAGCCGGCAAGGGCACGCAGGAGGGACGGGTATGA
- the uraD gene encoding 2-oxo-4-hydroxy-4-carboxy-5-ureidoimidazoline decarboxylase, protein MALSPRPSPTPLSLADLNALSEDAFAAHFAGVLEHSPHYARVAAGQRPFADAEAAARAFMEAARSGTPDEQVALIRAHPDLAGKAALAGELTDESAGEQASAGLDRLNADEYAEFGRLNAAYHEKFGLPYVVCVRENDKAGIFAGARRRLDHTPEQEREAALHEIGRIARLRVLDLIRR, encoded by the coding sequence ATGGCCCTGTCCCCCCGCCCTTCCCCCACCCCGCTGTCCCTGGCCGACCTCAATGCCCTGAGCGAAGACGCCTTCGCGGCGCACTTCGCCGGAGTGTTGGAACACTCGCCGCACTACGCGCGTGTGGCGGCTGGCCAGCGGCCTTTTGCCGACGCCGAGGCCGCCGCGCGCGCCTTCATGGAGGCCGCCCGCTCGGGAACCCCCGATGAGCAGGTCGCCCTGATCCGCGCGCACCCGGACCTCGCGGGCAAGGCGGCGCTGGCGGGCGAACTGACGGACGAAAGCGCGGGGGAGCAGGCCTCGGCGGGGCTCGACCGCCTGAACGCCGACGAATACGCCGAGTTCGGGCGCCTGAACGCGGCCTATCACGAGAAGTTCGGGCTGCCCTACGTGGTGTGCGTGCGCGAGAACGACAAGGCCGGCATCTTCGCGGGCGCGCGCCGCCGCCTGGACCACACGCCGGAGCAGGAGCGCGAGGCCGCCCTGCACGAGATTGGGCGCATTGCGCGGCTGCGGGTGCTCGACCTCATCCGGCGGTAG
- a CDS encoding ATP-binding protein gives MSDPAGPSSASCPPPSGSPATPSPDLTGALATAQTEPEIAVALTLAASGLNLRRLTALRADSDGLCPLAGQDLPAAPALALAHAALIHQEAQAAPGLAAWPLTLNSQSLGTLLAEGLTGNLADGEETHGPALELLAPHCAAALDRAQTLDELRRRGELFRQLAEHSPHGLIVGWPDGRIEEVNPAYLALLGYTHEQFLAGEVGWPGLHPAEAQEHAASAPVAEALRTGESGPHLTSALTRDGQPLPLSVTLRRLGSAERPQLAAYVRDLRAQTAAEERLQEPGASPETLLRDNQHELGVRAEVLLSQHAELAVRTRALDAFALLSRDLVLETDRAALVRRAQEITLDLLPPGYAVYYEPEGPVWRLKSQVGELGHPALQTVVDAGLPLDSAQNLNLPWRTGEPLYQDTYDLNTDQLGELVRHIGATASLPVMLDGRPVGVFAVALFGRRRWSVTDRTVMETATFNLGLALDRARALAEVATRTTELERSNAELERFAYVASHDLQAPLRAMTSFSDLLTHRYGQTLDERGRLYLQQISENGVHMKRLVDDLLGFSRLHTGHLATEACDFGGLFDQLRLRLHDEIVTLGARVTRGPLPVVPGHKAQLDQLLQNLVQNGLKYHREGVAPAVEVTARRGDHEWIFAVKDNGIGIEPQHFERIFVIFQRLHGREQYEGTGIGLAICQKIVERHGGRLWVESTPGEGSTFQFTLPAQD, from the coding sequence ATGTCCGATCCGGCCGGTCCGTCCTCCGCCTCCTGCCCCCCCCCGAGCGGGTCTCCGGCCACGCCCTCTCCGGACCTCACGGGTGCGCTGGCCACAGCACAGACGGAGCCTGAGATCGCCGTGGCGCTGACCCTGGCCGCCTCCGGATTGAACCTGCGGCGCCTTACGGCATTGCGGGCAGACAGTGACGGCCTGTGCCCCCTGGCCGGCCAGGACCTGCCGGCAGCGCCGGCCCTCGCGCTGGCCCACGCCGCGCTGATCCACCAGGAGGCGCAGGCGGCGCCGGGTCTCGCCGCGTGGCCCCTGACTCTAAACAGTCAGAGCCTGGGAACTCTGCTGGCCGAGGGGCTGACCGGAAATCTGGCGGACGGTGAGGAAACGCATGGGCCGGCGCTGGAGCTCTTGGCCCCCCACTGCGCCGCCGCGCTGGACCGCGCGCAGACCCTGGACGAGCTGCGGCGGCGCGGCGAGCTGTTCCGGCAACTCGCCGAACACAGCCCGCATGGCCTGATTGTCGGGTGGCCCGACGGCCGGATCGAGGAGGTCAATCCTGCCTACCTCGCGCTGCTGGGCTACACCCACGAGCAGTTCCTGGCCGGTGAGGTGGGCTGGCCGGGCCTGCACCCCGCCGAGGCCCAGGAACATGCCGCGAGCGCGCCAGTGGCCGAGGCGCTGCGCACCGGCGAGTCCGGCCCGCACCTCACCTCGGCCCTGACCCGGGACGGCCAGCCCCTGCCGCTGAGCGTGACGCTGCGGCGCCTGGGCAGCGCCGAGCGGCCGCAGCTCGCAGCCTATGTGCGCGACCTGCGCGCGCAGACCGCCGCCGAGGAGCGTCTCCAGGAGCCCGGGGCTTCCCCGGAGACGCTCCTGCGGGACAACCAGCACGAGCTGGGAGTCCGCGCCGAGGTCCTGCTGAGCCAGCACGCCGAACTGGCGGTCCGCACCCGGGCGCTCGACGCCTTCGCCCTGCTCTCGCGCGACCTCGTGCTCGAGACCGACCGCGCGGCCCTCGTGCGCCGCGCCCAGGAAATCACGCTGGACCTGCTGCCCCCCGGCTACGCGGTGTACTACGAACCCGAGGGCCCGGTGTGGCGCCTCAAGTCGCAGGTGGGCGAGCTGGGCCACCCGGCCCTTCAGACCGTGGTGGACGCCGGCCTGCCGCTGGACAGCGCCCAGAACCTGAACCTGCCGTGGCGTACCGGCGAGCCGCTGTACCAGGACACCTACGACCTGAACACCGATCAGCTCGGCGAACTCGTGCGGCACATCGGCGCGACGGCCAGTCTGCCGGTCATGCTGGACGGCCGGCCGGTCGGCGTGTTCGCCGTGGCGCTGTTCGGGCGGCGGCGCTGGTCGGTCACTGACCGCACGGTGATGGAGACCGCGACCTTCAACCTGGGGCTGGCCCTCGACCGCGCGCGGGCTCTGGCGGAGGTCGCCACCCGCACGACCGAGCTTGAGCGCAGCAACGCCGAGCTCGAACGCTTCGCCTACGTCGCCTCGCACGACCTTCAGGCGCCGCTACGGGCCATGACGAGTTTTTCGGACCTCCTCACGCACCGCTACGGCCAGACCCTCGACGAGCGTGGACGGCTGTACCTGCAGCAGATCTCCGAAAACGGCGTCCACATGAAACGACTCGTGGACGATCTGCTGGGCTTCTCGCGCCTGCACACCGGCCACCTGGCGACCGAGGCCTGCGACTTCGGGGGGCTCTTCGACCAGTTGCGCCTGCGCCTGCACGACGAGATCGTCACGCTGGGCGCCCGGGTGACGCGCGGCCCCCTGCCGGTGGTGCCGGGCCACAAGGCGCAGCTCGACCAGCTCTTGCAAAACCTCGTGCAGAACGGCCTGAAATACCACCGCGAGGGTGTAGCCCCCGCCGTGGAGGTCACGGCGCGGCGCGGCGACCACGAATGGATCTTCGCGGTCAAGGATAACGGCATCGGCATCGAGCCGCAGCATTTCGAGCGCATCTTCGTAATCTTCCAGCGCCTGCACGGCCGCGAGCAGTACGAGGGCACCGGCATCGGTCTGGCGATCTGCCAGAAGATCGTGGAGCGTCACGGCGGGCGCCTCTGGGTCGAGAGCACGCCCGGTGAGGGGTCGACCTTCCAGTTCACACTGCCCGCACAGGACTGA
- a CDS encoding META domain-containing protein, whose translation MRTLLALLALALVPAPVLAANVTAVRPAPAQAAAPTPAPLNGIWRLVGEVEPDGVRGGGIAVRPQLVISGDRVSGQLGCGRFTGTVQAEGGEISLKVTALPPRANERCLFAVPGDFYRVLNAADHYVINGSTQRLVLFSDKGRLTFERLGYVTPARR comes from the coding sequence ATGCGAACGCTCCTTGCTCTGCTGGCTCTGGCCCTTGTCCCGGCTCCGGTTCTCGCCGCCAACGTGACGGCCGTCCGCCCGGCCCCCGCGCAGGCGGCCGCCCCCACCCCCGCGCCCCTGAACGGCATCTGGCGGCTGGTGGGCGAGGTCGAGCCGGACGGCGTGCGCGGGGGCGGGATCGCCGTGCGGCCCCAGCTCGTCATTTCCGGTGACCGCGTCTCGGGTCAGCTCGGCTGCGGGCGATTCACTGGTACGGTGCAGGCCGAGGGCGGCGAGATCAGCCTGAAGGTCACGGCCCTGCCGCCGCGCGCCAACGAACGCTGCCTCTTCGCCGTTCCCGGTGACTTCTACCGCGTGCTCAACGCCGCCGACCACTACGTCATCAACGGGAGCACGCAGCGGCTGGTCCTGTTCTCCGACAAGGGGCGCCTGACCTTCGAGCGCCTCGGCTACGTGACGCCCGCGCGCCGCTGA
- a CDS encoding AI-2E family transporter codes for MTLPPSPPPFAALRRLWTWPLFQLATVLLLLWGLLRVLGEVRAVLVSVVVAYLIAHLTNPLLRWLESRRVPRPLGITLLFLALLGLLAALSPLITVTAREVQSLVTQAPQLLDRLDAELRSLSAHSPLLAGAQAQVSEWITQNAHTLPARLSRSAGSLLSPRGALVSGVLGAFGLLGHVFITLVISIYMMAIYPQIGPFLLRLLPLRFQAGALELSGHLGRAVGGYFRGQITVALILGVLLAAGLTLLGVPSGLAVGFLAALLNIVPYLGVVLSLIPALLLALPLGGLKLALVGALFLAVNQLEGHVISPRVVSHSTNLSPLGVLLAILFGVELFGILGAIVAVPFVALVKALIEAYYYPSASYRAGVRATDLGTPGGNREVIVAMAAPAPQPAVEREAPRA; via the coding sequence ATGACCCTGCCGCCCTCGCCGCCGCCCTTCGCCGCCCTGAGACGGCTGTGGACCTGGCCGCTGTTTCAGCTCGCCACGGTCCTGTTGCTGCTCTGGGGGCTCCTGCGGGTGCTGGGCGAGGTGCGCGCGGTTCTTGTCAGCGTGGTGGTGGCCTACCTCATCGCGCACCTCACGAACCCGCTGCTGCGGTGGCTCGAATCCCGGCGGGTGCCCCGGCCGCTGGGCATCACGCTGCTGTTCCTGGCACTGCTGGGGCTGCTCGCCGCGCTCTCGCCCCTGATCACCGTGACGGCGCGCGAGGTCCAGAGCCTCGTGACGCAGGCCCCACAACTGCTGGACCGCCTGGACGCCGAACTGCGGTCCCTGAGCGCCCATTCGCCGCTGCTGGCGGGCGCTCAGGCCCAGGTGAGCGAGTGGATCACCCAGAACGCCCATACCCTGCCGGCCCGGCTGAGCCGCTCGGCGGGCAGCCTGCTCTCGCCGCGCGGGGCACTCGTCAGCGGGGTGCTGGGGGCCTTCGGATTACTGGGCCACGTGTTCATCACCCTGGTCATCAGCATCTACATGATGGCGATCTATCCGCAGATCGGCCCCTTCCTACTGCGGCTGCTGCCCCTGCGCTTCCAGGCGGGCGCGCTGGAACTGAGCGGCCATCTGGGGCGCGCGGTCGGCGGCTACTTCCGGGGCCAGATCACGGTGGCGCTCATCCTCGGGGTCCTGCTGGCGGCGGGCCTGACCCTACTGGGGGTGCCCTCGGGGCTGGCCGTGGGCTTTCTGGCCGCGCTGCTGAACATCGTGCCGTACCTAGGCGTGGTCCTGTCGCTCATTCCGGCGCTGCTGCTCGCGCTGCCGCTGGGCGGCCTCAAGCTGGCACTCGTGGGCGCGCTGTTCCTGGCGGTCAACCAGCTCGAAGGCCACGTCATCTCGCCGCGCGTGGTCAGCCACAGCACCAATCTCTCGCCGCTGGGCGTGCTGCTCGCCATCCTGTTCGGGGTCGAGCTGTTCGGGATTCTGGGGGCCATCGTCGCCGTGCCCTTCGTGGCGCTCGTCAAGGCCCTGATAGAGGCGTACTACTACCCCAGCGCCAGCTACCGCGCAGGGGTCAGGGCCACTGACCTAGGGACGCCCGGCGGGAACCGGGAAGTCATCGTTGCGATGGCCGCGCCCGCCCCCCAACCCGCCGTCGAGCGGGAGGCGCCGCGCGCCTGA
- a CDS encoding AMP-binding protein, producing MFQPDREAMPLPDLRAWQLSRLQEMVARQAAHVPAYRAKFAAAGVTPGDLRSLDDLARFPLTRKSDLRDHYPLGLCAVPRSDLRRMHASSGTTGKPTVVAYDDNDLDIFAEVVARSLYAAGARPGMVFHNAYGYGLFTGGLGTHAGAARLGLATVPVSGGGTERQVTLIEDLGPEVIACTPSYALVLADALAARGHRPGDIPLKYAVLGAEPWSEKTRAEVEARLGVRASNIYGLSEIIGPGVSGEDAAEQRGSYLWEDHFYPEILDPETGEVQPDGEWGVLVLSSMTRTAMPVLRYWTGDITRLLPGENVTGRTLRRMDQIRGRSDDLIILRGVNVYPTQLEAVLLGLGQVSPHYHVILTRTGVLDELTLQVESPEEGAPLRAEIERLIKAQVGVTVRCELCPPGTLARSEGGKLRRVTDLRAAR from the coding sequence ATGTTTCAACCCGACCGTGAAGCCATGCCCCTGCCCGACCTGCGAGCGTGGCAACTGTCGCGCCTACAGGAGATGGTCGCCCGGCAGGCGGCCCATGTGCCGGCCTACCGCGCCAAGTTCGCGGCGGCGGGCGTCACCCCCGGTGACCTGCGCAGCCTGGACGACCTCGCCCGCTTTCCCCTGACGCGCAAGAGCGATCTGCGCGACCACTACCCACTGGGGCTGTGCGCCGTGCCCAGGTCGGACCTGCGCCGGATGCACGCCAGCAGCGGCACGACCGGCAAGCCGACGGTGGTGGCCTACGACGACAACGACCTCGATATCTTCGCGGAGGTGGTGGCGCGCAGCCTGTACGCGGCCGGCGCGCGGCCCGGCATGGTCTTTCACAACGCCTATGGCTACGGCCTGTTCACGGGCGGGCTGGGCACCCACGCGGGCGCCGCGCGCCTGGGGCTGGCGACCGTGCCGGTGTCAGGCGGCGGCACCGAGCGGCAGGTCACGCTCATCGAGGACCTTGGCCCAGAGGTGATCGCCTGCACACCCAGCTACGCGCTCGTGCTCGCCGACGCCCTTGCGGCGCGCGGCCACCGCCCGGGGGACATTCCCCTGAAGTACGCCGTGCTGGGCGCCGAACCCTGGTCCGAAAAGACCCGCGCCGAGGTCGAGGCGCGGCTGGGTGTGCGGGCAAGCAACATCTACGGCCTCTCGGAGATCATCGGCCCCGGCGTGAGCGGTGAGGACGCCGCCGAGCAGCGCGGCAGCTACCTGTGGGAGGACCACTTCTACCCCGAGATCCTCGACCCTGAGACCGGCGAGGTGCAGCCCGACGGCGAATGGGGCGTGCTCGTCCTGAGCAGCATGACGCGCACGGCGATGCCGGTGCTGCGCTACTGGACTGGCGACATCACCCGTCTGCTGCCCGGCGAGAACGTCACCGGCCGCACCCTGCGCCGCATGGACCAGATCCGGGGCCGCAGCGACGACCTCATCATCCTGCGCGGCGTCAACGTGTATCCCACCCAGCTCGAGGCCGTGCTGCTGGGGCTGGGGCAGGTCAGCCCGCACTACCACGTCATCCTGACGCGCACCGGCGTTCTCGACGAGCTGACCCTGCAGGTCGAGAGTCCCGAGGAAGGCGCCCCGCTGCGCGCCGAGATCGAGCGGCTCATCAAGGCGCAGGTCGGCGTGACGGTGCGCTGCGAACTGTGCCCCCCCGGCACCCTGGCCCGCAGCGAGGGCGGCAAGCTGCGCCGCGTGACCGATCTGCGCGCGGCACGCTAG
- a CDS encoding zinc-dependent alcohol dehydrogenase → MKAVVWQGTNKIGVETVPDPSILLATDAVVRVTSTAICGSDLHLLDGYIPSMEKGDILGHEFMGEVVEVGKAVKKLKVGDRVVVPFNLACGVCDPCQRGLFSACDNSNPNHRMAEAMYGGVSGGGLFGYSHIYGGYAGGQAQYVRVPFADVGPFKIESDLRDDQVLFLTDIFPTGYQAAENCNIVPGRDVVAVFGAGPVGQFAARSAQMLGAAHVIVIDRVPERLKMAEASGAQTINYEQEDVLLALREATGGRGPDHVIDAVGLEAHGHGPGALLDTAQQKLRLTFDRITALRWAIMSCAKGGTVSMPGVYGGLVNELPMGAAFAKGLTFRMGQTHTHRYLPELLGRIESGEIDPSFVITHRAGLSEAPDLYKAFRDKKHGCIKVVLNPWA, encoded by the coding sequence ATGAAGGCAGTCGTGTGGCAGGGCACCAACAAGATCGGCGTCGAGACGGTGCCGGACCCCTCGATTCTCCTGGCAACTGACGCGGTCGTGCGCGTCACCTCAACGGCCATCTGCGGTTCGGACCTGCACCTGCTTGACGGGTACATCCCGAGCATGGAGAAGGGCGACATCCTGGGTCACGAGTTCATGGGTGAAGTTGTCGAGGTCGGCAAGGCCGTCAAGAAGCTCAAGGTCGGCGACCGGGTGGTCGTGCCCTTCAACCTCGCCTGCGGGGTCTGCGACCCCTGCCAGCGCGGCCTGTTCAGCGCCTGCGACAATTCCAACCCCAATCACCGCATGGCCGAGGCGATGTACGGCGGGGTCAGCGGCGGTGGCCTGTTCGGGTACTCGCACATCTACGGCGGCTACGCGGGCGGACAGGCGCAGTACGTGCGGGTGCCCTTCGCCGACGTGGGACCCTTCAAGATTGAATCCGACCTGCGCGACGATCAGGTGCTGTTCCTCACGGACATCTTCCCGACCGGCTATCAGGCGGCAGAGAACTGCAACATCGTCCCCGGCCGCGACGTGGTGGCCGTGTTCGGCGCGGGGCCGGTGGGCCAGTTCGCCGCCCGCAGCGCGCAGATGCTGGGAGCGGCACACGTCATCGTGATCGACCGTGTGCCCGAACGCCTGAAGATGGCCGAGGCTTCGGGCGCGCAGACCATCAACTACGAACAGGAGGACGTGCTGCTCGCGCTGCGTGAGGCGACGGGCGGGCGTGGCCCCGACCACGTCATCGACGCGGTGGGCCTCGAAGCCCACGGCCACGGCCCCGGCGCGCTGCTCGACACTGCCCAGCAGAAGCTGCGGCTGACCTTCGACCGCATCACGGCCCTGCGCTGGGCGATCATGAGCTGCGCCAAGGGCGGCACCGTGAGTATGCCGGGGGTCTACGGGGGCCTGGTCAACGAGCTGCCGATGGGCGCAGCCTTCGCCAAGGGCCTGACCTTCCGGATGGGCCAGACGCACACGCACCGCTACCTGCCGGAGCTGCTCGGCCGGATCGAGAGCGGCGAGATCGACCCGAGTTTCGTCATCACCCACCGGGCCGGCCTGAGCGAGGCGCCGGATCTCTACAAGGCCTTCCGTGACAAGAAGCACGGCTGCATTAAAGTGGTCCTGAATCCCTGGGCCTGA
- a CDS encoding ThuA domain-containing protein gives MTHSVSSPRVTVWNEFRHEHENPQVRAIYPDGIHTAIADGLRAQGVQEVCTATLDEPEHGLTDEVLAQTDVLVWWGHKAHGDVSDEVVEKVVQRVWDGMGLVVLHSGHFSKVFKRLMGTSCDLKWREANDKERLWVVNPAHPIAQGVGEYIELEAEEMYGEHFDIPTPDELIFVSWFSGGEVFRSGCTFTRGSGKIFYFRPGHETYPTYFHDGVRQVIANGARWAAPTASAPRAFGNRQPLEVLPKDQQAAERSQEGFR, from the coding sequence ATGACCCACTCTGTTTCCTCACCCCGCGTTACCGTCTGGAACGAGTTTCGCCACGAACACGAGAACCCCCAGGTCCGCGCCATCTACCCCGACGGCATCCACACGGCGATTGCCGACGGCCTGCGCGCCCAGGGCGTTCAGGAGGTGTGCACCGCCACCCTCGATGAACCCGAACACGGCCTGACCGACGAGGTGCTGGCCCAGACCGACGTGCTCGTGTGGTGGGGTCACAAGGCGCACGGCGACGTGTCGGACGAGGTCGTGGAGAAGGTCGTGCAGCGTGTGTGGGACGGCATGGGCCTCGTAGTGCTGCACTCGGGGCACTTCAGCAAGGTCTTCAAGCGCCTGATGGGCACCTCCTGCGACCTGAAGTGGCGTGAGGCCAACGACAAGGAGCGGCTGTGGGTCGTGAATCCAGCCCACCCCATCGCGCAGGGCGTGGGCGAGTACATCGAGCTGGAAGCCGAGGAGATGTATGGCGAGCACTTCGACATCCCCACCCCCGACGAACTCATCTTCGTCAGCTGGTTCTCGGGCGGCGAGGTGTTCCGCTCGGGCTGCACCTTCACGCGCGGCAGCGGCAAGATCTTCTACTTCCGCCCCGGACACGAGACCTACCCCACCTACTTCCATGACGGCGTGCGGCAGGTCATCGCCAACGGCGCGCGCTGGGCCGCCCCGACCGCCAGTGCCCCGCGCGCCTTCGGCAACCGCCAGCCGCTCGAGGTACTGCCCAAAGACCAGCAGGCCGCCGAGCGGTCGCAGGAAGGGTTCCGTTGA